DNA sequence from the Roseibium sp. HPY-6 genome:
GTTTGCATCTTTCTGCTTGCCATAGATTTCGATTTCCGGTCGGCCACGATGAGCTTAAAACTGTACGCGAATGTAACGCAATCTTGCGGGATCGACAGAAAATCCCATTTGTTAGGGCGACTGTGATTTGCCCCGCGAGGGGCCGTTGAAGGGAGCTATTGATGTTTGACGCAAAATCCTTGCTGGACCAGTTCATGGGCGGCCAGTCCGGGGGTCAGTCCGGCGGCCAGTATGATCGCCGCGGCGGCGCGGCTGCCCAGCGCGGTGGATCGGGAGATCTCCTATCGCAGGGCAAGGATTTTCTTTCTTCGCAGGGCGGCGGTCTTGCGCTTGGCGGCTTGGCCGGTTTGATGCTCGGCTCGAAATCCGGCCGGAAAATCGGCAAGAAAGCGGTAACATACGGTGGCCTCGCCCTGGTGGCCGGACTTGCCTACAAGGCCTATCAGGGCCACAAGGCAAACCAGCAGAACGCCCCGCGCCCGCAGTATCCGCAGGATGAACCGATCCCGCTGGAAGCCCCGCGCGGCACCGCATTCGATCCCGCACAGCAGCCTGGCGGCGAAAACCAGTTTGCCGTTGCGCTTCTGACGGCGATGATCTCGGCGGCAAAGGCCGATGGTCATATCGATCGGGAGGAACAGGACAGGATCTTCGAAAAGATCGACGAAGCTGGTCTCGACAGCGAAGCCAAGGCTTTCCTGATGGACGAGTTGAGATCGCCGCTTGATCTCGACAAGGTCGTTGCCAGTGCAAGTTGCCCGGAAACAGCAGCTGAAATCTATGCTGCTTCGCGCTTGGCCATTGATCCCGATCACCCGGCGGAACGGGCCTACCTGCAGATGCTGGCGGCGCGGCTTGGCCTTGAAGAAGGCCTGATCAATGAGATCGAGCTGGCCGTCCGCGAAGCGGAGATGGCCGGCTAGGCCATCCAGCGCATCTGAGCGTTATTGGATGCTGTCCCGGGCCTGATCCGGAACCCTCAGCTTGAGGGACCGAGGCCCCGGCTTAAGGCCGGGGCAGCTATATTGGGGTTTCTTCTCCTATTGAACTCTACTCCGGCATTGGCCCTACATAGTGTGATGCCGGGCGAATGAGTTTGCCATTTCGCTGCTGCTCCAGAACATGAGCACACCAGCCTGGTGTGCGCCCGGTGGCAAAGAGCGGCGTGAACAGGGAGCGGTCTATGCCGATCGCATCCAGGAGCACAGCGGTGTAAAACTCCACATTGGTGTCGAGCGGGCGATCCGGCTTTGCTTTTTTCAGCGCTGCAAGTGCCGCGCGTTCAATGTCCTCAGCCAGCCCGACTTTCGGATTGTCGTTTCCCAGCAGCCTGAGCCCGGCCTTGAGAACATCCGCGCGTGGATCCCGGGTGCGATAGATCCGATGTCCGAAGCCCATGAGACGTTCCTTTCGCGCGAGCGCGCCACTGATCCAGGTCTCGGCATTTTCGGGTGCGCCGATTGCGTCGATCATGTCAAGAACTGGCCCGGGGGCCCCGCCGTGAAGCGGACCACTTAGAGCACCCATCGCACCGAGAAGCGCATGCTTCATGTCCGCTTGTGTCGATGCAATGACGCGCGCCGTGAACGTGGAGGCGTTGAGGCCGTGATCGAGGATCGTGACGAGATACCGATCGAGCGCATCCACCCGGGAAGCGGGTGGTGTTTCGCCTGTCAGCATGCGCAGAAGATCGGCTGCGGCCGGCAGGGAACTGTCAGGTGCCAGGGCACGCTGCCCGCTTGCGAGCCGATAGGACGCCGCCAGCAGCACCGGCAGCGCCCCTGTGATTGCGATTGCAGCGTCCCGCTCGGTATTTTGCGGAAGTGCACTGAGCCCGAGCTGCATGCGTTCATAGATGGACAGTTTCTCCGGCGCGCTTTCCAGAAGCGGAACCAGCGCGAAGGCGGCAATGCGTGCTTCTCCAAACGCAAGCCTGAGAGCATGCGGATCCGTGTCAACGAGGCCCTGCCAGAGATGGGCGACCGCCTGTTCGAACGGCACCTCGCCTGCAAGGTCTTCTATCTTGCATCCGCGCAGGATCAGCAGGCCTTCTTCACCGTCGACATCGCTCAGACTGGTGGTAGCGGCAACGATCCCTTCCAGGCCGGCAATCGGATCCTGGGTCATGTGAGCCGGATTTGGCACTTCTGTCATGGTCAGCTCCTTTTTTAATCCGTGCCTGATAATGGATTGAGATTGCATTGATCAATGTTGACAATTAAAATCAATATATGAGCACGCCCATCTATCTTTCCGCGCGGGAGGCCGCTGCCGAACTCGGCGTCCAGCCTGCAACGCTATATGCCTATGTCAGCCGGGGCCTTATTGCGTCGGTCGCCGGACCCGGAAAAAAGCGGCGGTACGACGCGGCGGATGTGCGGCGTTTGAAAGGACGCCGGCAGGTCGAGGACCACACCGGAGCCAAACCCCTGACAGGGGACCCTGTTCTGGAAACCGAGCTGACACTGATCTCCGAGGAGGGGCCGGTCTACCGCGGCAGACTGGCAAGAGAGCTGGCCGAAACGTCGACACTCGAGACTGTTGCAACATTGCTTTGGGCCTCGGGTGACGATCCGTTTGCCAACAACATACCCAAGCCGCCACCCGTGTTGCCCGCAGGTCTTGGTGCCCTGGACCGGCTGATGATGGCGCTGGCCGCCTGGCCGCTTCAGGACAAGGCCGCTTATACACTCGCGCCCAAACTGCTACAGGCAAAAGGAGCCGCGTTGCTGCGCTATTCCGTAGCGGCTCTCCTGGGTAAAGAGCCTGTCGCGGTCCCGATCCACACACAGATTGCGTCTGCATTCGGCGTTTCAGCCTCTGCCAAAAACCTGATCCGGGCGGCGCTGGTGCTATGCGCTGACCACGAACTCAATACCAGTTCGTTTACGGCCAGATGCGCGGCGTCGACACGCGCGCCACTTCATGCGGCCCTCTTGTCGGGTCTGGGTGCCTTTGCAGGGCCCAGGCACGGCGCAGCGCCGGACCGCGCAACGGCCTGGCTTGCGGAGATCCAGCCGGATACGGATATCGAAGCCTTGCTGGCGGATCGGCTCGCACGCGGCGAAACGTTGCCCGGCTTTGGACATTCCGTCTATCAGGGACGCGATCCGCGAGCCGACTGCCTGCTCGACATCTTGTTCCGGACGGAAAGCGGCCACCCCTTTGTGGAGCGCTTGCCCGGGTTGATTTCATCTGCTGACGATCTGTTCGGATTACCGCCGAACATCGATCTGGCTCTCGCCGTGATCCAGAAAACCTATGAACTGCCCAGGGACGCAGGGAAGATCATTTTCTGTGCCGGTCGCATGACGGGATGGATCGCGCACGCTCTGGAGCAATATGCTTCTCATGAGAAAATTCGCCCGCGCGCAGCTTATGTCGGGGAACGGCCTGAATAGTGCCCGGGAGAGTTGATTCGCCTCACACCTAAATTCTATTTTGGAACAACGGCAGGGTTGGGAGGAGCAGCGTGACGGGTATCATCGAACATGTCGCCAATGTCATGGTGCCTGTTCTTCTGTGTGTGCTGCTTGGGTATGCGCTGGCTTATTTCAAAGCGCCATTCGACCGGAAACTCTTCGGATCGCTTGTATCCAATGTCGGCTATCCGACGCTGATCCTGTCTCATCTGGCAAAAGAACACGTTGCGCTGCAAACCTTTCTGACGGTCCTCGCTGCTGCTGCTGCGATGGTCGCAATCTTTGGCTTGCTTGGTTTTGCGATCCTGAAATTGATGCGCATTTCGATCAGGGCCTATCTCGCGCCGATGATGCTTTCCAATGTTGGCAATATTGGTCTGCCGGTGGCGACCCTTGCCTTTGGAGCCGAGGGGGCGGCCGTTGCGATCGGGTTTATCGTTGTGGTTCTCACGGCAATCTTCACGATCGGCATTGCGATCCCCATGGGCAAGCCCGACTTCAAAGCCTTGGCCCGGCAACCTGTAGTCTATGCCGTATTTATTGCTCTCATTCTTCTGGCAACCGGATGGAAAATCCCAGATCCGGTCGATGAAAGCCTTGAGATCCTCGGCGGACTGGCAATACCGATCATGCTGCTCACCCTTGGCCACAGCCTGGAAACGCTGAAACTGAGCGGGGTCTCCCGCGCGGTCATACTGTCGCTAGCCCATATCGGGATCTCGGCGATTGCCGCCTTCGCGATCACACACGTCCTGACACTCGATGCGACGATCGAAAGCGTGATCATCCTGCTCTGCTTCATGCCGCCGTCAGTAGCGACTTATCTTGCCATCTCCCAGCACCAGCCGGAGGAAGCGCACGGCGTTGCCGCGTTCATATTCGTGTCCACCTGCCTGACGCTGGTCACGCTTCCGATCGTGTTGACCTACTGGGCAACGGGCTAGCTGTCCGGTTCGAATTGAAAGCGCATGTGAACGATGCGCTTATCGCCGCGCTGTTCCTCGTGGGTCTCGACATAGCCGGCGCGCTGGTACCAGGCACGATTTTCCTGCATCAGCACATTCGTATAAAGCCGTAGCTCGGAAAACCCCAACTGCTGTGCCCTGTGATGTGCCCATTCGAGCATCCGGCGCCCAAAACCCCCACCCTGGCAATCAGGGTCAACGGCGATGCTCTCGATCATCAGGTGATCGTCCTGTGGAACCAGTACGAGGCTTGCCGCGATGTCCGGACCGGCGCGCAAAACCCAAACTTCTGCACTACGGATCAGAGCGCCATAGTCGGCCGTCATTGGCAGCGGGACTGCGTTCATCACCGGAATGAATCTCTCATAGGCACGCCGTGCGAGATCGCGAATGGCCGCCTCATCTTGCGGCAAAGCCCGTTTCGGGTCGATTGCAGGTTCTGCCGGTTCCATTCGCGTCAGGGCCGGGCTTTCATGAAGGATTCAAAGTCGCTCATTCCCTGTGCGCGATCGAAACAGCCGAAAGAACCGCCGTCCTTCATGTCTTCCGCCGCGGCGACGAAAGCACCCAGGGCAATGCGCGCAAGTCCGGCGCCGATGGAAACCCGCGCAACTCCCATATCGGCGAGTTCTTTTCGCGTAAGATGGAAATTCTTGCGGCCTGCCAGCACGTTCATGGGTGTTTTGACGGCAGACAGCACGGCCATGATCTGTTCCTTGTCCTTTAATTGCGGTGCGTAGACACAGTCCGCTCCGACGTCGACAAAGGCATTCAGTCTTTTGATCGTCTCATCAAGCTCATGCTGGGTCTTTACCGGACCTTCGCTGCGTGCCGTCAGGACAAAATCCGGCGCGATGCGGTTCTTGGCGTCAACAGCCGCCTTGATGCGTTCGACGGCTTCTTCAAGCGGATAATAAGGGTTGGCCGGTTTTGTCGTGTAGTCCTCAATGGAGCACCCGGCCAGGCCGACTTCGATGGCTCCCTCGACGGTTGCGACGACATCTTCTGGACTGTCGCCAAAGCCGTTTTCAAGATCTCCATTCACCGGCAGACTGGTTGCGCTGATGATATCCGCCGCATGGCTGAGCGCCGCATCGCGAGTGATAAGGCCTTCGGCATCCCGGACCCCCTGCGTCCAGGCGTAGCCAGCGCTGGATGTCGCCAGGGCATCGAAGCGCATGCCATCAAGAATGCGGGCGGAACCGATATCGAACGGGTTGGGCATCAGGAAAGCCCGTCCCTTTTCGTGTAGAGCCTTGAAAGTGGCGCGACGGTCTGCAGCGGTCTGCATTTTGAATTTCTCCCATTGGTTGTATTGCGAGAATTCTTTTATTCAGAGTTTATAGCGGGAATCAGCCTGGTCCGCCAACGCTTTCAAATCCGCACTCCGGACACCAGAACCAGTTCGCCTAAAAAACAGGTACCTGTTGGGCGAGGCTTCAAGACCCTGTCGCCTTTGGGTTCCGAAACGAAAAATGGCACCCGGTAAGAGGTGCCATTCCTGTTCGAACGCCGTTCGATAGCCTCTAAACTAGTTGTCCGCACGCGTTACTTTTGCTGCGAAACACCCGCGCCGGGCGAAATGCAAATGTAGATACGCCACCTTTGAATTGGCGAAGAATGTGGAGATCAGATCCGTGACCTCCTCACCATCGACAACCTCCGCATCGATCATTTCGTGATTGGAATCGAACGCCCGGACCGAAAGCAACCTGCTCGCTATGGACGGCGGCACGCAATCCGTATCGGGGCGGTGCTCCTTCGCGCCGTCGGCGACAAAAATTGCGTGACGCGACCGGTAGGGTGTTTCCGCCGGCTGATGCTCAAAGTTTAACAGCAGAACTCTTTCACCTTGGGCAGCGTCGGATAGTGAGACCCGGCAGGGAGATGCACCATTCGAGATGTGAACCTGAATGTTGCGGCGTGCCAGTTCTTCATCCGAAAGACCGTAGAATTGCGAAAATTGCTCTGCTGGAAGCGGGTGGATCTGAAACATGGGTGAACTCCTCATTCATTCTGAGGAAAGCCTAGGATCCGGTCCTTTTGAACGCGACCCGATTTGCGAGCCGTCACGCGTCGGATGTCTGCTGGCGATGCCAGCTGACCAGCAA
Encoded proteins:
- a CDS encoding AEC family transporter, whose protein sequence is MTGIIEHVANVMVPVLLCVLLGYALAYFKAPFDRKLFGSLVSNVGYPTLILSHLAKEHVALQTFLTVLAAAAAMVAIFGLLGFAILKLMRISIRAYLAPMMLSNVGNIGLPVATLAFGAEGAAVAIGFIVVVLTAIFTIGIAIPMGKPDFKALARQPVVYAVFIALILLATGWKIPDPVDESLEILGGLAIPIMLLTLGHSLETLKLSGVSRAVILSLAHIGISAIAAFAITHVLTLDATIESVIILLCFMPPSVATYLAISQHQPEEAHGVAAFIFVSTCLTLVTLPIVLTYWATG
- a CDS encoding citrate/2-methylcitrate synthase translates to MSTPIYLSAREAAAELGVQPATLYAYVSRGLIASVAGPGKKRRYDAADVRRLKGRRQVEDHTGAKPLTGDPVLETELTLISEEGPVYRGRLARELAETSTLETVATLLWASGDDPFANNIPKPPPVLPAGLGALDRLMMALAAWPLQDKAAYTLAPKLLQAKGAALLRYSVAALLGKEPVAVPIHTQIASAFGVSASAKNLIRAALVLCADHELNTSSFTARCAASTRAPLHAALLSGLGAFAGPRHGAAPDRATAWLAEIQPDTDIEALLADRLARGETLPGFGHSVYQGRDPRADCLLDILFRTESGHPFVERLPGLISSADDLFGLPPNIDLALAVIQKTYELPRDAGKIIFCAGRMTGWIAHALEQYASHEKIRPRAAYVGERPE
- a CDS encoding citrate synthase/methylcitrate synthase; protein product: MTEVPNPAHMTQDPIAGLEGIVAATTSLSDVDGEEGLLILRGCKIEDLAGEVPFEQAVAHLWQGLVDTDPHALRLAFGEARIAAFALVPLLESAPEKLSIYERMQLGLSALPQNTERDAAIAITGALPVLLAASYRLASGQRALAPDSSLPAAADLLRMLTGETPPASRVDALDRYLVTILDHGLNASTFTARVIASTQADMKHALLGAMGALSGPLHGGAPGPVLDMIDAIGAPENAETWISGALARKERLMGFGHRIYRTRDPRADVLKAGLRLLGNDNPKVGLAEDIERAALAALKKAKPDRPLDTNVEFYTAVLLDAIGIDRSLFTPLFATGRTPGWCAHVLEQQRNGKLIRPASHYVGPMPE
- a CDS encoding GNAT family N-acetyltransferase; translation: MEPAEPAIDPKRALPQDEAAIRDLARRAYERFIPVMNAVPLPMTADYGALIRSAEVWVLRAGPDIAASLVLVPQDDHLMIESIAVDPDCQGGGFGRRMLEWAHHRAQQLGFSELRLYTNVLMQENRAWYQRAGYVETHEEQRGDKRIVHMRFQFEPDS
- a CDS encoding DUF1203 domain-containing protein; protein product: MFQIHPLPAEQFSQFYGLSDEELARRNIQVHISNGASPCRVSLSDAAQGERVLLLNFEHQPAETPYRSRHAIFVADGAKEHRPDTDCVPPSIASRLLSVRAFDSNHEMIDAEVVDGEEVTDLISTFFANSKVAYLHLHFARRGCFAAKVTRADN
- a CDS encoding tellurite resistance TerB family protein, with product MFDAKSLLDQFMGGQSGGQSGGQYDRRGGAAAQRGGSGDLLSQGKDFLSSQGGGLALGGLAGLMLGSKSGRKIGKKAVTYGGLALVAGLAYKAYQGHKANQQNAPRPQYPQDEPIPLEAPRGTAFDPAQQPGGENQFAVALLTAMISAAKADGHIDREEQDRIFEKIDEAGLDSEAKAFLMDELRSPLDLDKVVASASCPETAAEIYAASRLAIDPDHPAERAYLQMLAARLGLEEGLINEIELAVREAEMAG
- a CDS encoding isocitrate lyase/phosphoenolpyruvate mutase family protein yields the protein MQTAADRRATFKALHEKGRAFLMPNPFDIGSARILDGMRFDALATSSAGYAWTQGVRDAEGLITRDAALSHAADIISATSLPVNGDLENGFGDSPEDVVATVEGAIEVGLAGCSIEDYTTKPANPYYPLEEAVERIKAAVDAKNRIAPDFVLTARSEGPVKTQHELDETIKRLNAFVDVGADCVYAPQLKDKEQIMAVLSAVKTPMNVLAGRKNFHLTRKELADMGVARVSIGAGLARIALGAFVAAAEDMKDGGSFGCFDRAQGMSDFESFMKARP